A portion of the Salvia splendens isolate huo1 unplaced genomic scaffold, SspV2 ctg640, whole genome shotgun sequence genome contains these proteins:
- the LOC121790861 gene encoding remorin-like — protein sequence MAEEEANKVEQPAPETCSEAPPPKPEPEPEPEPEAVEAPPKDVAEEKSLIPPPAVEEKPAVDDCKALAIVEKPEKIEESNREGSMGRDAELARLATEKRLSLIKAWEESEKSKAENKAQMKMSSIAAWENSKKATLEAELRKIEEKLEKKKAEYIEKTKNKMALLHKAAEEKRAVIEARRGEDILKAEEIGAKYRAMGTSPKKLLSFF from the exons ATGGCGGAGGAGGAAGCCAACAAGGTTGAGCAGCCGGCGCCGGAGACCTGCTCCGAGGCTCCGCCACCAAAACCAGAGCCAGAGCCAGAGCCAGAGCCGGAGGCGGTTGAAGCTCCTCCCAAGGACGTGGCTGAGGAGAAATCCCTCATTCCACCTCCCGCAGTGGAAGAGAAGCCTGCGGTTGATGATTGCAAAGCCCTTGCCATAGTTGAGA AGCCTGAAAAAATCGAGGAGAGTAATCGTGAAGGATCTATGGGCAGAG ATGCTGAGCTTGCGCGTCTAGCAACAGAAAAGAGGCTGTCTTTAATTAAAGCGTGGGAAGAAAGTGAGAAGTCAAAAGCTGAAAACAA GGCCCAAATGAAAATGTCTTCTATTGCAGCTTGGGAGAACAGCAAGAAGGCAACTTTAGAGGCCGAGCTTAGGAAGATCGAG GAAAAATTGGAGAAAAAGAAAGCAGAGTACATAGAGAAGACGAAGAACAAGATGGCACTACTTCACAAGGCTGCGGAAGAAAAACGAGCAGTGATTGAAGCCAGGCGTGGGGAAGATATTCTCAAGGCAGAGGAGATAGGGGCGAAATATCGTGCCATGGGAACTTCTCCAAAGAAACTGCTGAGCTTCTTTTGA
- the LOC121790854 gene encoding putative 4-hydroxy-4-methyl-2-oxoglutarate aldolase 2 isoform X1 has product MAQVLYPSLLVVTKMQSCENLNIIRSTSIHFDLAFLWIFELCKYQKVVVRLLTTTDEKTKQKAIEAAADILEKCAGVDSISADVKEQKVTVVGDMDAVAVVKRLKKVGKLDIVSVGPATEEEVEEKVQANKMALVTTAELCDANPQYIMNGELRALLPKFKIYGQRQVFYGQVVTLRVFEDNVLVREFLEEKGDDRVLVVDGGGSLRCAILGGNPVVQAQNNGWAGIIVNGCIRDVDEINGCDIGVRALSSHPMKASKKGLGEKHLPVHFGGTRICDGEWLYADTDGILVSKSELSV; this is encoded by the exons ATGGCTCAGGTTTTGTACCCATCTCTACTAGTAGTAACTAAGATGCAATCATGCGAAAATCTTAATATCATAAGGAGTACTAGTATTCATTTTGATCTTGCTTTTTTGTGGATTTTTGAATTGTGTAAATAtcagaaggtggtggtgaggTTGCTAACCACGACCGACGAAAAGACGAAGCAGAAGGCCATCGAAGCAGCCGCTGATATTCTGG AGAAATGTGCAGGTGTGGATTCCATCTCAGCTGATGTGAAGGAGCAGAAGGTGACGGTGGTGGGAGATATGGATGCAGTGGCCGTTGTCAAGAGACTCAAGAAAGTTGGTAAGCTAGATATTGTGTCGGTTGGGCCAGCAACAGAAGAGGAGGTGGAAGAAAAGGTTCAAGCCAACAA GATGGCCTTGGTAACTACAGCTGAACTTTGTGATGCAAACCCACAGTATATTATGAATGGGGAGCTGCGGGCGCTGCTCCCAAAGTTCAAGATATACGGGCAGCGTCAAGTGTTCTATGGGCAGGTTGTTACTCTCAGAGTGTTTGAAGACAACGTGTTGGTACGCGAGTTTCTTGAGGAGAAGGGGGACGACAGGGTTCTGGTTGTTGATGGGGGTGGCAGCTTGAGGTGCGCGATATTGGGGGGGAACCCGGTGGTTCAAGCACAGAACAACGGGTGGGCAGGTATCATTGTGAATGGATGCATAAGGGATGTGGATGAGATCAATGGGTGTGACATTGGTGTGAGAGCTCTGAGCTCGCACCCCATGAAGGCTAGCAAGAAGGGACTCGGAGAGAAGCACCTTCCAGTGCATTTTGGTGGGACTAGGATATGTGATGGGGAGTGGCTTTATGCAGATACTGATGGCATTCTTGTTTCCAAGTCTGAGTTGTCTGTCTAA
- the LOC121790854 gene encoding putative 4-hydroxy-4-methyl-2-oxoglutarate aldolase 2 isoform X2, with protein MAQVLYPSLLVVTKMQSCENLNIIRSTSIHFDLAFLWIFELCKYQKVVVRLLTTTDEKTKQKAIEAAADILGVDSISADVKEQKVTVVGDMDAVAVVKRLKKVGKLDIVSVGPATEEEVEEKVQANKMALVTTAELCDANPQYIMNGELRALLPKFKIYGQRQVFYGQVVTLRVFEDNVLVREFLEEKGDDRVLVVDGGGSLRCAILGGNPVVQAQNNGWAGIIVNGCIRDVDEINGCDIGVRALSSHPMKASKKGLGEKHLPVHFGGTRICDGEWLYADTDGILVSKSELSV; from the exons ATGGCTCAGGTTTTGTACCCATCTCTACTAGTAGTAACTAAGATGCAATCATGCGAAAATCTTAATATCATAAGGAGTACTAGTATTCATTTTGATCTTGCTTTTTTGTGGATTTTTGAATTGTGTAAATAtcagaaggtggtggtgaggTTGCTAACCACGACCGACGAAAAGACGAAGCAGAAGGCCATCGAAGCAGCCGCTGATATTCTGG GTGTGGATTCCATCTCAGCTGATGTGAAGGAGCAGAAGGTGACGGTGGTGGGAGATATGGATGCAGTGGCCGTTGTCAAGAGACTCAAGAAAGTTGGTAAGCTAGATATTGTGTCGGTTGGGCCAGCAACAGAAGAGGAGGTGGAAGAAAAGGTTCAAGCCAACAA GATGGCCTTGGTAACTACAGCTGAACTTTGTGATGCAAACCCACAGTATATTATGAATGGGGAGCTGCGGGCGCTGCTCCCAAAGTTCAAGATATACGGGCAGCGTCAAGTGTTCTATGGGCAGGTTGTTACTCTCAGAGTGTTTGAAGACAACGTGTTGGTACGCGAGTTTCTTGAGGAGAAGGGGGACGACAGGGTTCTGGTTGTTGATGGGGGTGGCAGCTTGAGGTGCGCGATATTGGGGGGGAACCCGGTGGTTCAAGCACAGAACAACGGGTGGGCAGGTATCATTGTGAATGGATGCATAAGGGATGTGGATGAGATCAATGGGTGTGACATTGGTGTGAGAGCTCTGAGCTCGCACCCCATGAAGGCTAGCAAGAAGGGACTCGGAGAGAAGCACCTTCCAGTGCATTTTGGTGGGACTAGGATATGTGATGGGGAGTGGCTTTATGCAGATACTGATGGCATTCTTGTTTCCAAGTCTGAGTTGTCTGTCTAA
- the LOC121790854 gene encoding putative 4-hydroxy-4-methyl-2-oxoglutarate aldolase 2 isoform X5, translating to MAQKVVVRLLTTTDEKTKQKAIEAAADILGVDSISADVKEQKVTVVGDMDAVAVVKRLKKVGKLDIVSVGPATEEEVEEKVQANKMALVTTAELCDANPQYIMNGELRALLPKFKIYGQRQVFYGQVVTLRVFEDNVLVREFLEEKGDDRVLVVDGGGSLRCAILGGNPVVQAQNNGWAGIIVNGCIRDVDEINGCDIGVRALSSHPMKASKKGLGEKHLPVHFGGTRICDGEWLYADTDGILVSKSELSV from the exons ATGGCTCAG aaggtggtggtgaggTTGCTAACCACGACCGACGAAAAGACGAAGCAGAAGGCCATCGAAGCAGCCGCTGATATTCTGG GTGTGGATTCCATCTCAGCTGATGTGAAGGAGCAGAAGGTGACGGTGGTGGGAGATATGGATGCAGTGGCCGTTGTCAAGAGACTCAAGAAAGTTGGTAAGCTAGATATTGTGTCGGTTGGGCCAGCAACAGAAGAGGAGGTGGAAGAAAAGGTTCAAGCCAACAA GATGGCCTTGGTAACTACAGCTGAACTTTGTGATGCAAACCCACAGTATATTATGAATGGGGAGCTGCGGGCGCTGCTCCCAAAGTTCAAGATATACGGGCAGCGTCAAGTGTTCTATGGGCAGGTTGTTACTCTCAGAGTGTTTGAAGACAACGTGTTGGTACGCGAGTTTCTTGAGGAGAAGGGGGACGACAGGGTTCTGGTTGTTGATGGGGGTGGCAGCTTGAGGTGCGCGATATTGGGGGGGAACCCGGTGGTTCAAGCACAGAACAACGGGTGGGCAGGTATCATTGTGAATGGATGCATAAGGGATGTGGATGAGATCAATGGGTGTGACATTGGTGTGAGAGCTCTGAGCTCGCACCCCATGAAGGCTAGCAAGAAGGGACTCGGAGAGAAGCACCTTCCAGTGCATTTTGGTGGGACTAGGATATGTGATGGGGAGTGGCTTTATGCAGATACTGATGGCATTCTTGTTTCCAAGTCTGAGTTGTCTGTCTAA
- the LOC121790854 gene encoding putative 4-hydroxy-4-methyl-2-oxoglutarate aldolase 2 isoform X4, which translates to MAQKVVVRLLTTTDEKTKQKAIEAAADILEKCAGVDSISADVKEQKVTVVGDMDAVAVVKRLKKVGKLDIVSVGPATEEEVEEKVQANKMALVTTAELCDANPQYIMNGELRALLPKFKIYGQRQVFYGQVVTLRVFEDNVLVREFLEEKGDDRVLVVDGGGSLRCAILGGNPVVQAQNNGWAGIIVNGCIRDVDEINGCDIGVRALSSHPMKASKKGLGEKHLPVHFGGTRICDGEWLYADTDGILVSKSELSV; encoded by the exons ATGGCTCAG aaggtggtggtgaggTTGCTAACCACGACCGACGAAAAGACGAAGCAGAAGGCCATCGAAGCAGCCGCTGATATTCTGG AGAAATGTGCAGGTGTGGATTCCATCTCAGCTGATGTGAAGGAGCAGAAGGTGACGGTGGTGGGAGATATGGATGCAGTGGCCGTTGTCAAGAGACTCAAGAAAGTTGGTAAGCTAGATATTGTGTCGGTTGGGCCAGCAACAGAAGAGGAGGTGGAAGAAAAGGTTCAAGCCAACAA GATGGCCTTGGTAACTACAGCTGAACTTTGTGATGCAAACCCACAGTATATTATGAATGGGGAGCTGCGGGCGCTGCTCCCAAAGTTCAAGATATACGGGCAGCGTCAAGTGTTCTATGGGCAGGTTGTTACTCTCAGAGTGTTTGAAGACAACGTGTTGGTACGCGAGTTTCTTGAGGAGAAGGGGGACGACAGGGTTCTGGTTGTTGATGGGGGTGGCAGCTTGAGGTGCGCGATATTGGGGGGGAACCCGGTGGTTCAAGCACAGAACAACGGGTGGGCAGGTATCATTGTGAATGGATGCATAAGGGATGTGGATGAGATCAATGGGTGTGACATTGGTGTGAGAGCTCTGAGCTCGCACCCCATGAAGGCTAGCAAGAAGGGACTCGGAGAGAAGCACCTTCCAGTGCATTTTGGTGGGACTAGGATATGTGATGGGGAGTGGCTTTATGCAGATACTGATGGCATTCTTGTTTCCAAGTCTGAGTTGTCTGTCTAA
- the LOC121790854 gene encoding putative 4-hydroxy-4-methyl-2-oxoglutarate aldolase 2 isoform X3: MAQKVVVRLLTTTDEKTKQKAIEAAADILERKEEKCAGVDSISADVKEQKVTVVGDMDAVAVVKRLKKVGKLDIVSVGPATEEEVEEKVQANKMALVTTAELCDANPQYIMNGELRALLPKFKIYGQRQVFYGQVVTLRVFEDNVLVREFLEEKGDDRVLVVDGGGSLRCAILGGNPVVQAQNNGWAGIIVNGCIRDVDEINGCDIGVRALSSHPMKASKKGLGEKHLPVHFGGTRICDGEWLYADTDGILVSKSELSV, from the exons ATGGCTCAG aaggtggtggtgaggTTGCTAACCACGACCGACGAAAAGACGAAGCAGAAGGCCATCGAAGCAGCCGCTGATATTCTGG AAAGGAAAGAAGAGAAATGTGCAGGTGTGGATTCCATCTCAGCTGATGTGAAGGAGCAGAAGGTGACGGTGGTGGGAGATATGGATGCAGTGGCCGTTGTCAAGAGACTCAAGAAAGTTGGTAAGCTAGATATTGTGTCGGTTGGGCCAGCAACAGAAGAGGAGGTGGAAGAAAAGGTTCAAGCCAACAA GATGGCCTTGGTAACTACAGCTGAACTTTGTGATGCAAACCCACAGTATATTATGAATGGGGAGCTGCGGGCGCTGCTCCCAAAGTTCAAGATATACGGGCAGCGTCAAGTGTTCTATGGGCAGGTTGTTACTCTCAGAGTGTTTGAAGACAACGTGTTGGTACGCGAGTTTCTTGAGGAGAAGGGGGACGACAGGGTTCTGGTTGTTGATGGGGGTGGCAGCTTGAGGTGCGCGATATTGGGGGGGAACCCGGTGGTTCAAGCACAGAACAACGGGTGGGCAGGTATCATTGTGAATGGATGCATAAGGGATGTGGATGAGATCAATGGGTGTGACATTGGTGTGAGAGCTCTGAGCTCGCACCCCATGAAGGCTAGCAAGAAGGGACTCGGAGAGAAGCACCTTCCAGTGCATTTTGGTGGGACTAGGATATGTGATGGGGAGTGGCTTTATGCAGATACTGATGGCATTCTTGTTTCCAAGTCTGAGTTGTCTGTCTAA
- the LOC121790859 gene encoding heavy metal-associated isoprenylated plant protein 31-like: MSMLEVRVPNLDCEGCASKVRRALLKLKGVDEVEVDMELQKITVSGYALEEKKVLKVIKRAGKAAELWPYPGGHSYFSSFYKYPSHVVSHYYETSRNVAAPSVHTFFHTPAVYSVAVASDEAVASIFSDDNPHACSLM; encoded by the exons ATGTCT ATGTTGGAGGTGAGGGTTCCGAACTTGGATTGCGAGGGATGCGCTTCCAAGGTCAGGAGAGCTCTACTCAAGCTCAAAG GAGTGGATGAGGTGGAAGTAGACATGGAGTTGCAGAAAATAACGGTGAGTGGCTACGCATTAGAGGAGAAGAAGGTGCTAAAGGTCATCAAACGAGCCGGAAAGGCGGCCGAGCTGTGGCCGTATCCCGGCGGCCACTCCTATTTTTCCTCATTCTACAAATATCCTTCTCATGTTGTTAGCCATTACTACGAGACGTCGAGAAACGTGGCGGCGCCGAGCGTCCATACCTTCTTCCACACGCCGGCAGTGTACTCGGTCGCCGTGGCCTCCGACGAGGCGGTGGCCTCCATCTTCAGCGACGACAACCCTCATGCTTGCTCTCTCATGTGA